A single genomic interval of uncultured Pseudodesulfovibrio sp. harbors:
- a CDS encoding ATP-binding protein → MTRRFVLDGPPGSGKTTLLFGISDDSTGTASMQTLSNRGFNCIHESVARAHAILSRKGIDFNQEKELWLRAIIEIDRDKYLTATDDINFYDRCFHHWALLSRYSGIPLPSWYDDFNAEIRYDSPIFLLAPVKSMDLTTPDVHESRRFTWEQRQDIQESTRKLYRDLGYDVVAIPMYCEGDREQNNRKRIDRILEYIS, encoded by the coding sequence ATGACACGACGTTTTGTACTGGACGGCCCGCCCGGATCAGGAAAAACCACGCTCCTCTTCGGCATCTCGGACGACTCCACGGGCACAGCGTCCATGCAGACCCTCAGCAATCGGGGTTTCAACTGTATCCACGAATCCGTCGCCCGCGCCCACGCCATCCTTTCGCGGAAAGGAATCGACTTCAATCAGGAAAAGGAATTATGGCTTCGGGCCATCATCGAAATCGACAGGGACAAATACCTTACGGCCACAGATGACATCAATTTTTATGACCGATGCTTTCACCACTGGGCACTGCTGAGCAGATACAGCGGGATTCCCCTTCCCTCATGGTATGACGATTTCAATGCGGAAATCAGGTATGACTCACCCATTTTCCTGCTCGCTCCCGTCAAAAGCATGGACCTGACCACTCCTGACGTCCATGAATCACGACGCTTCACATGGGAACAGCGGCAGGATATCCAAGAAAGTACCAGAAAACTCTACCGCGACTTGGGGTATGACGTTGTTGCAATTCCGATGTATTGCGAAGGTGACCGGGAACAAAATAACCGGAAACGAATCGACCGCATACTGGAATACATCAGCTAG
- a CDS encoding DMT family transporter, translating to MVDRSSRLPVAAFALLGIIWGSNFIYMKLAAELITPMQIVFFRVLFGFLPVCLYAKFSGVLRLEHLRHSLHFVVMSLLATSVYYYGFAKGTSLLLSGVAGALSGAIPLFAFVLAISFIAEEKASLMKIVGVAVGFAGVALVARPSGDSLVSSNLTGVLYMVGGSLSVGASFVYARKFITPLKIPAAALTTYQLGYAMVMLSLFTDYDGMTNLWTDMHASLGLVIGLGLLGTGLAYIIYYYIVEKMGAVTAASVTYIPPVVALFVGSVLVGEPIGLLDYLAAVFIFVGVYLLRRR from the coding sequence ATGGTAGACAGATCAAGTCGCCTTCCGGTGGCGGCTTTTGCGCTGCTGGGGATTATCTGGGGAAGCAACTTCATTTACATGAAGCTTGCGGCAGAGCTTATTACCCCCATGCAGATTGTCTTTTTCCGCGTTCTTTTCGGATTTCTGCCCGTCTGTCTGTATGCGAAGTTTTCCGGCGTGCTGCGTCTGGAGCATTTGCGTCACTCGCTGCACTTTGTCGTCATGTCCCTGCTTGCGACCTCGGTGTACTATTATGGATTCGCCAAAGGGACATCACTGCTCCTGTCCGGCGTCGCCGGTGCGCTCAGTGGAGCCATTCCGCTTTTTGCTTTTGTCCTTGCGATCTCCTTCATTGCCGAAGAGAAGGCGTCCCTGATGAAGATTGTCGGCGTGGCTGTGGGCTTTGCCGGTGTGGCGCTGGTTGCGCGGCCTTCCGGTGACAGTCTGGTCTCATCGAATCTGACGGGCGTGCTGTATATGGTCGGCGGTTCACTCAGTGTGGGGGCGTCTTTCGTATACGCGCGAAAATTCATCACGCCGCTGAAAATTCCCGCTGCCGCGCTCACAACGTATCAGCTTGGGTATGCCATGGTGATGCTGTCACTGTTTACGGACTATGACGGGATGACCAATCTTTGGACGGACATGCATGCGTCGCTGGGGCTGGTCATCGGCCTCGGCCTTTTGGGAACCGGCCTCGCGTACATTATCTACTATTATATCGTGGAGAAAATGGGTGCCGTCACAGCGGCGTCAGTGACCTACATCCCTCCCGTGGTGGCTCTTTTCGTTGGTTCCGTTCTGGTCGGCGAACCTATAGGTCTTCTGGATTATCTCGCGGCAGTGTTTATTTTTGTCGGTGTGTATCTGCTCAGGCGGCGATAA
- a CDS encoding DUF134 domain-containing protein gives MGRKKKRRIVQREPDATFYKPQGIPMRNLEVATLSFEELEAIRLADAEGLSQEEGAQEMGVSRPTFGRVLTAARKVVAEALNKGLAIRIEGGHYTIASETPPCRKRRGRGRGMAAMAPCGE, from the coding sequence TTGGGTAGGAAAAAGAAAAGACGGATTGTCCAACGGGAACCTGACGCGACTTTCTACAAGCCGCAGGGGATTCCCATGCGTAATCTGGAAGTAGCCACCCTGTCCTTCGAAGAACTTGAAGCCATCCGGCTCGCCGATGCCGAAGGTCTTTCGCAGGAAGAAGGGGCACAGGAAATGGGAGTGTCCCGCCCGACTTTCGGGCGTGTGCTCACAGCCGCAAGAAAAGTCGTGGCAGAGGCGCTCAACAAGGGCCTCGCCATTCGCATCGAAGGAGGCCATTACACCATAGCCTCCGAGACGCCGCCCTGTAGAAAGCGACGCGGACGGGGGCGCGGCATGGCCGCCATGGCTCCCTGCGGCGAGTAG
- a CDS encoding NifB/NifX family molybdenum-iron cluster-binding protein, producing MTKVAVTTDGPTLDHKVDPRFGRCAGFAIVDTETMELTYVDNGGSQAMAQGAGIQAAENVANAGGTVLMSGYVGPKAFDALTAAGIQIIQDVDGMTVGEAVEKFKNGEVTVAEGANTTGGGPK from the coding sequence ATGACCAAAGTTGCAGTAACCACAGACGGCCCGACCCTTGACCACAAAGTAGACCCCCGCTTCGGACGTTGCGCCGGATTCGCCATTGTGGATACCGAGACCATGGAACTCACCTACGTTGACAACGGCGGTTCGCAGGCCATGGCACAGGGAGCCGGCATTCAGGCTGCCGAAAACGTGGCCAACGCAGGCGGCACCGTCCTCATGAGCGGCTACGTCGGCCCCAAGGCCTTTGACGCACTCACCGCCGCAGGCATCCAGATCATTCAGGATGTTGACGGCATGACCGTGGGCGAAGCAGTTGAAAAATTCAAGAACGGCGAAGTCACAGTCGCCGAGGGCGCAAACACGACGGGCGGAGGCCCCAAGTGA
- a CDS encoding ATP-binding protein — MIYAIASGKGGTGKTTVSASLVSLWDRPVTAVDLDVEEPNLHLFLKPELDVTEKAYMEIPVADEDKCTKCRACADICQYKAITVMADTLLIFPEMCHGCGGCLAVCPEGVLTPGKRELGEILRGKSGDKDFVMGRLRIGEAMSPPLMEQIKHQYMRPDAETDIVVDAPPGVSCPAVSAVIDTDCIVLVTEPTPFGFHDFKLAWEAFSPFGKPMGAVINRAGMGDDSVQKFCKEKNIPIWAEIPYDRAIAEAYSHGKVIAEALEPLRDTFHELRRNMQQAAEAAREVSHA; from the coding sequence GTGATCTACGCCATAGCGAGCGGAAAAGGCGGCACGGGCAAGACCACCGTGTCCGCCTCGCTGGTGTCCCTCTGGGATCGCCCGGTCACAGCGGTGGACCTCGACGTCGAGGAGCCCAACCTGCACCTGTTCCTGAAACCGGAACTGGACGTGACCGAAAAGGCCTATATGGAGATCCCGGTAGCGGACGAGGACAAATGCACCAAGTGCCGTGCCTGTGCCGATATCTGCCAGTACAAGGCAATTACCGTCATGGCCGACACCCTGCTCATCTTCCCGGAAATGTGCCACGGATGCGGCGGCTGTCTTGCCGTCTGTCCGGAAGGCGTACTCACCCCCGGCAAACGGGAACTCGGTGAAATCCTTCGCGGAAAATCCGGAGACAAGGACTTCGTCATGGGCCGACTGCGTATTGGCGAAGCAATGAGCCCGCCGCTCATGGAACAGATCAAACACCAATACATGCGCCCCGACGCCGAAACCGACATCGTGGTCGATGCCCCTCCGGGCGTCAGTTGTCCGGCTGTCAGCGCGGTCATCGATACGGATTGTATCGTGCTTGTCACCGAGCCGACCCCCTTCGGTTTCCATGATTTCAAACTGGCATGGGAAGCGTTCTCCCCGTTCGGCAAACCCATGGGCGCGGTCATCAACCGTGCCGGAATGGGCGACGACTCGGTGCAGAAATTCTGCAAGGAAAAGAATATCCCCATTTGGGCGGAAATCCCCTATGACCGGGCCATTGCCGAAGCCTACTCACACGGCAAGGTCATCGCCGAAGCCCTCGAACCGCTGCGCGACACGTTCCACGAACTCCGTCGCAACATGCAGCAGGCTGCCGAGGCGGCACGGGAGGTGTCCCATGCATGA
- a CDS encoding ATP-binding protein, producing MHEIVIISGKGGAGKTSITGAFAHLAEKAILCDLDVDAPDLHLLLAPKHTSEEEFRSGNEAVIDPERCTQCGECMERCRFDAIGEEDGQYTVLPFRCEGCKVCVEFCPADAIDFPPRHCGEWYVSDTRFGTMVHAQLFPGEENSGRLVTLLKQQAREMAEDQGLELVLCDGAPGIGCPVISSLAGTDLAVIVTEPTPSGMHDMERVAELCTGFRTKVAVIINKWDINPGMADTIETFCKDKGYTVICRVPHDRAVTDAMVNRQVLTEYDDGELANTLKSAWATTLSLLEDK from the coding sequence ATGCATGAGATAGTCATCATCAGCGGTAAAGGCGGCGCGGGCAAGACGTCCATAACCGGTGCTTTCGCCCATCTGGCCGAAAAGGCCATCCTCTGCGATCTCGACGTTGACGCACCGGACCTGCACCTGCTCCTTGCCCCCAAACACACCTCGGAAGAGGAATTCCGGTCAGGCAACGAAGCCGTCATTGATCCGGAGCGCTGCACACAGTGCGGCGAGTGCATGGAACGCTGCCGTTTTGACGCAATCGGCGAAGAAGACGGCCAATACACCGTGCTCCCCTTCCGCTGTGAAGGCTGCAAGGTCTGTGTCGAATTCTGTCCGGCGGACGCCATCGACTTTCCCCCGCGCCACTGCGGCGAATGGTACGTGTCCGACACCCGTTTCGGGACCATGGTTCACGCCCAGCTCTTTCCGGGAGAAGAAAACTCCGGCCGACTGGTCACCCTTCTGAAACAACAGGCTCGGGAAATGGCTGAGGATCAAGGACTGGAGCTTGTCCTGTGCGACGGCGCACCGGGCATCGGCTGCCCTGTCATCAGTTCCCTTGCCGGAACCGACCTCGCCGTGATCGTCACGGAACCGACCCCTTCGGGCATGCACGACATGGAACGGGTGGCCGAACTTTGCACCGGCTTCCGAACCAAGGTCGCGGTCATCATCAACAAATGGGACATCAATCCCGGCATGGCCGATACAATCGAAACTTTCTGCAAGGACAAAGGGTATACGGTCATCTGCCGCGTTCCCCATGACCGCGCAGTCACAGACGCCATGGTCAACCGTCAGGTACTGACGGAATACGACGACGGCGAGCTGGCAAACACGCTGAAATCAGCATGGGCGACCACGTTGTCCCTGCTGGAAGATAAATAG
- a CDS encoding NifB/NifX family molybdenum-iron cluster-binding protein, whose protein sequence is MSTLVAVPSAQPGGLEATIDAHFGHCGLYTLVEIDNGEVKNVTTVPSCPHEQGGCMAPVQYLADNNVTALISGGMGMRPLMGFNQVGIKVYHGSGAPSVGVAIEAFLHDSLPVFSQEHTCGGGRG, encoded by the coding sequence ATGAGTACTCTTGTAGCAGTTCCCTCTGCACAGCCCGGTGGTCTCGAAGCCACCATTGACGCACATTTCGGCCACTGCGGCCTGTACACCCTCGTCGAAATCGACAACGGCGAAGTCAAAAACGTCACCACCGTCCCCAGCTGCCCGCACGAACAGGGTGGCTGCATGGCTCCGGTCCAGTACCTTGCCGACAACAACGTCACCGCCCTCATCTCCGGCGGCATGGGCATGCGCCCGCTCATGGGATTCAATCAGGTCGGCATCAAGGTCTACCATGGCAGCGGCGCTCCTTCCGTCGGTGTTGCCATTGAGGCTTTTCTCCACGACAGCCTGCCCGTGTTCAGCCAGGAACACACCTGCGGCGGCGGTCGAGGCTAA
- a CDS encoding iron-sulfur cluster assembly scaffold protein gives MSSKDTPPEGVSERFLHYMQNPLNIGKMPDPSGKARMTGQCGDSIGVHVSIENEVLEKIWVQPDGCAYTLVCAEAMSRLAQGLTVEKALELEPEDIAKEVGGLPEDHLHCARLALNSLGEAVADCYAELRAKEQK, from the coding sequence ATGAGCTCAAAAGACACTCCGCCCGAAGGTGTGAGTGAGCGGTTTCTTCATTACATGCAGAATCCGCTCAATATCGGAAAAATGCCTGATCCCAGCGGCAAAGCCCGTATGACCGGGCAGTGCGGCGACAGTATCGGTGTTCACGTATCCATTGAAAACGAGGTCCTTGAAAAGATCTGGGTCCAGCCTGACGGCTGTGCCTATACGCTTGTCTGTGCCGAAGCCATGAGCCGTCTGGCTCAGGGGCTGACCGTGGAAAAGGCGTTGGAACTGGAACCCGAAGACATCGCCAAGGAGGTCGGCGGCCTGCCCGAAGACCACCTGCACTGCGCCCGCCTCGCCCTGAATTCTCTCGGTGAAGCCGTGGCCGACTGTTATGCGGAACTGCGCGCCAAGGAACAAAAGTAA
- a CDS encoding FmdB family zinc ribbon protein, protein MPIYEILCNDCGFEGETVVLSSNADIVCPECESTDTQRVMSATSSMTGKSGPSMPGPGDTGCCGSTPGHSGCAGPGSCCGKNLG, encoded by the coding sequence ATGCCGATTTATGAAATCCTCTGCAACGACTGCGGGTTCGAAGGTGAAACAGTCGTTCTGAGCAGCAACGCCGACATCGTCTGTCCAGAGTGTGAAAGCACGGATACACAGCGCGTCATGTCGGCCACCAGCTCCATGACCGGCAAAAGCGGACCGAGCATGCCCGGTCCGGGCGACACAGGCTGCTGCGGGTCAACGCCCGGTCACAGCGGTTGCGCCGGTCCCGGCTCCTGCTGCGGGAAAAATCTGGGCTAG
- a CDS encoding CGGC domain-containing protein, whose product MEKILIVGCKNTMDDVCIGCSRCMVAFNRREGAFERYKDVDAELIGILNCGGCPGVSIITRLIQVKLWNTPLNEQPTKIHIGPCLADHCQYYDDVVTKIQVKAGIEVVEGTHSYMPPKVFA is encoded by the coding sequence ATGGAAAAGATTCTGATTGTCGGCTGCAAAAACACCATGGACGACGTCTGCATCGGCTGTTCGCGATGTATGGTCGCCTTCAACCGCAGGGAAGGCGCATTTGAGCGCTACAAGGACGTGGACGCCGAACTCATCGGCATCCTGAACTGCGGCGGCTGTCCGGGTGTCAGCATCATCACCCGCCTGATACAGGTCAAATTGTGGAATACACCGCTCAACGAGCAGCCCACCAAGATCCACATCGGCCCCTGTCTGGCAGACCACTGCCAGTACTATGACGACGTGGTCACCAAAATTCAGGTCAAAGCGGGAATCGAAGTCGTTGAGGGCACACACTCCTACATGCCACCGAAAGTATTCGCATAG
- a CDS encoding flavodoxin family protein — translation MYVLAINGSPRKGGNTDTMLQHVLKPLESAGWETELYQLGGKNIRGCMACMKCWENKDMKCVVDNDKFNGLFEKMVRADAIVIGSPTYFASVSAEIKALLDRSGMVALANGRQFAGKIGAAVVAVRRGGAINVFDTINHMYQMSQMIVPGSTYWNLGRGMDKGDVLEDAEGLTNMKNLGETIAWLGKAINPNMDSFPQVDEITR, via the coding sequence ATGTATGTACTCGCTATTAACGGCAGCCCGCGCAAGGGCGGCAATACCGACACCATGCTCCAGCACGTCCTCAAACCGCTTGAGAGCGCTGGCTGGGAGACTGAATTGTATCAGCTTGGCGGCAAGAATATCCGTGGCTGCATGGCCTGCATGAAATGCTGGGAAAACAAGGATATGAAATGTGTCGTGGACAACGACAAGTTCAACGGCCTTTTCGAGAAGATGGTCAGGGCGGATGCCATTGTCATCGGTTCCCCCACGTATTTCGCGTCGGTCAGTGCAGAGATCAAGGCGCTGCTGGACCGTTCCGGCATGGTGGCCTTGGCCAATGGCCGTCAGTTCGCGGGCAAGATCGGCGCAGCTGTCGTGGCCGTGCGTCGAGGCGGTGCAATCAACGTATTCGACACCATCAATCACATGTACCAGATGTCTCAGATGATCGTGCCGGGGTCGACTTACTGGAATCTCGGCAGGGGGATGGACAAGGGAGATGTGCTGGAGGACGCGGAAGGTTTGACCAACATGAAAAATCTTGGCGAAACCATCGCGTGGCTCGGCAAGGCCATAAATCCGAATATGGATTCATTTCCGCAGGTGGATGAAATTACTCGTTAA
- a CDS encoding CDP-alcohol phosphatidyltransferase family protein: MDFFNSDERPTQKHFAAMRDRLFSPVVTLLIKKGITPNQISLTGVMFLMLVCFMPPSLAMAATACMAMYVLCDGLDGPLARQTNQVHAGGSLIDIIADHLGIAFLPAAAIYHLGAWGPAMVLFASSYLIFIGLTVYANGMKIPLRKFIRSKYLFFLLYLGSLFTAQDLVTYFCGIFFIYYSVEIIETLRRIYRHHAIQHAEQEQ, translated from the coding sequence ATGGATTTCTTCAACAGCGACGAACGGCCCACCCAAAAGCACTTCGCAGCCATGCGGGATCGTCTGTTCAGCCCTGTTGTCACCCTGCTCATCAAGAAAGGCATCACCCCCAATCAGATTTCCCTCACCGGCGTCATGTTCCTGATGCTCGTCTGTTTCATGCCGCCTTCACTGGCCATGGCCGCTACTGCCTGCATGGCCATGTATGTTCTTTGCGACGGTCTGGACGGCCCTCTCGCCCGCCAGACCAATCAGGTCCATGCAGGCGGATCACTTATCGACATCATCGCCGACCATCTCGGCATCGCCTTCCTGCCCGCCGCGGCCATCTACCATCTCGGCGCATGGGGTCCGGCCATGGTGCTCTTCGCCTCATCCTACCTCATCTTCATAGGCCTCACGGTCTACGCCAACGGCATGAAGATCCCCCTGCGTAAATTCATTCGCTCGAAATACCTCTTCTTCCTGCTCTATCTCGGCTCCCTGTTTACAGCCCAGGATCTTGTCACCTACTTCTGCGGCATCTTCTTCATTTACTACTCCGTTGAAATAATTGAGACACTTCGCCGCATTTACAGACACCACGCCATCCAGCACGCAGAACAGGAACAATAA
- a CDS encoding alpha/beta hydrolase has product MPSFAKSTPEDVGSCFACDARIMETGGGLVEYAVRGQGPALLVLHGGPGGFDQGLGLAEPFRASGFTVVAVSRPGYLGTPLETGVSCEEQADAMAEFVNELGMGPLPVVAASAGAPVGYLLAGRHPESVKALVVIDGVSRRYDPDISFLDEAFFLSRTGLWFTAFMAQHFPATTLKSMFMTESTLDKQSIAKRVESVLADPLKQAYFKMMFCSLDKKFKSRKQGLANDLKQLAAIDMLPLESVSCPALVMHGAADRDVPPSHAVHAERLIPDSELYLIDEGSHLGFWLSDEAEDAQLRAVEWLSEKV; this is encoded by the coding sequence GTGCCTTCTTTCGCCAAATCGACACCCGAGGATGTGGGCAGTTGTTTTGCCTGTGACGCGCGGATCATGGAAACCGGGGGCGGCCTAGTCGAGTATGCCGTTCGTGGGCAGGGACCGGCCTTGCTGGTTCTTCACGGTGGTCCCGGTGGATTCGATCAGGGGCTTGGGCTGGCGGAACCATTCCGGGCCAGTGGATTTACTGTCGTGGCAGTCTCACGTCCCGGATATCTTGGAACGCCTCTTGAGACCGGAGTATCCTGCGAGGAACAGGCCGACGCCATGGCGGAGTTTGTGAACGAACTTGGCATGGGGCCGCTTCCGGTTGTGGCGGCTTCAGCCGGAGCGCCGGTGGGATACCTGCTTGCCGGTCGGCATCCCGAGAGTGTGAAGGCGCTTGTAGTCATCGATGGCGTGAGCCGCCGCTACGATCCGGACATATCTTTTCTGGATGAGGCGTTCTTTTTGAGCCGGACAGGGTTATGGTTTACGGCATTCATGGCCCAGCATTTTCCAGCGACCACCCTCAAGAGCATGTTCATGACCGAGAGTACACTCGACAAGCAGAGTATTGCGAAGCGGGTGGAATCGGTTCTGGCTGATCCGCTCAAACAGGCCTATTTCAAAATGATGTTCTGCTCTCTGGACAAGAAGTTCAAAAGTCGCAAGCAGGGACTGGCTAATGACCTCAAACAACTTGCCGCGATAGACATGCTGCCGCTTGAATCCGTTTCCTGCCCTGCATTGGTCATGCATGGGGCCGCTGACAGGGATGTCCCGCCCAGCCATGCGGTCCATGCGGAACGACTGATTCCGGATTCGGAATTGTACCTTATCGACGAAGGCTCACATCTGGGATTCTGGCTTTCCGATGAAGCCGAAGACGCGCAGTTGCGTGCTGTGGAGTGGCTGTCCGAAAAAGTGTAA
- the satP gene encoding acetate uptake transporter yields MNVKLANPAPLGLMGFGMTTILLNIHNAGFFPISSMILAMGIFYGGIAQVIAGIMEFKKGNTFGTTAFTSYGLFWLTLVALIVMPKLGWAEATPEGYMGCYLAMWGVFTLFMFVGTLKGNKVLQFVFCSLTILFFLLAARDFTHNAFIGTLAGWEGIVCGASAVYLAMAEVLNEQYGRTVLPIGE; encoded by the coding sequence ATGAACGTAAAACTTGCCAATCCCGCTCCTCTCGGGCTGATGGGGTTCGGCATGACCACCATCCTGTTGAACATCCACAATGCCGGATTTTTCCCCATCAGCTCCATGATTCTTGCCATGGGGATTTTTTACGGCGGTATCGCTCAGGTCATTGCCGGAATCATGGAATTCAAAAAAGGCAACACCTTCGGCACCACCGCCTTTACGTCGTATGGACTGTTCTGGCTGACGCTTGTCGCCTTGATCGTCATGCCCAAGCTGGGCTGGGCCGAAGCGACTCCTGAAGGGTATATGGGGTGCTATCTGGCAATGTGGGGTGTCTTTACCCTGTTCATGTTCGTGGGAACCCTCAAAGGCAACAAAGTGCTACAGTTCGTCTTCTGCTCACTGACCATTCTTTTTTTCCTGCTTGCCGCCCGCGATTTCACGCACAATGCATTCATCGGCACACTTGCCGGGTGGGAGGGGATTGTCTGTGGAGCGTCCGCCGTCTATCTTGCCATGGCTGAAGTGCTGAATGAACAGTATGGCAGGACAGTCCTGCCAATTGGCGAATAA
- a CDS encoding cytochrome c3 family protein yields the protein MQRRYIPIATIVAIMLAVAVAGYLNPVEEQEVPARVVMDNTGGRVIFNHQFHAEDYGYDCTDCHHDDIESDTFLSCGSCHPSEFNEQFRADHQKAFPSEEACLRCHDDVPEGELAEEDRPDTDSIPLRADAFHTQCMDCHEQDGGPYEEDACYQCHAR from the coding sequence TTGCAGAGAAGATACATCCCCATCGCGACAATAGTCGCAATTATGCTGGCCGTAGCCGTGGCCGGGTACCTGAACCCGGTTGAGGAGCAGGAGGTCCCGGCGCGTGTCGTCATGGACAACACCGGCGGCAGAGTCATTTTCAACCATCAATTTCATGCCGAGGACTACGGTTACGACTGTACCGACTGTCATCACGACGACATTGAATCCGACACGTTCCTTTCGTGCGGTTCCTGCCACCCCTCCGAATTCAACGAACAATTCCGCGCTGACCACCAGAAGGCATTCCCCTCCGAGGAAGCCTGTCTCCGTTGTCACGACGATGTCCCCGAAGGCGAACTGGCTGAAGAGGACCGTCCCGACACCGACAGCATTCCGCTTCGTGCCGACGCCTTCCATACCCAGTGCATGGATTGTCATGAACAGGATGGCGGACCTTACGAAGAAGACGCCTGCTACCAATGCCACGCGAGGTAA
- a CDS encoding 4Fe-4S dicluster domain-containing protein, translating to MLKIDYSLDSELDIEIAEIPAPSELNIQVRNLVLKTRKGKAVAKGETIAEHPSAFGGAYHAAASGKVMKVNYHHLTLKCDDSDAEIEPVDVQSMGTGKELLRTLQGLGIDIAPLSGHADVLVINGLNPEPGISAAQQILKDCNEYLEAGLDMARKLITPGRTVLAAAPNDPFQISGAETVGVKAVYPGSLDALVVRKVTGKEFPADTKVISVMDLCDLGRVALTGLPITDTVITINKRNYRVPLGTPIRHLKETLDLEVNSGDLVILGGPFQGEAVYSLDEGVKKDDYGLFIIPSADFPAVQDAACINCGECVLQCPARVQPHLISRYAEYERFEEAEKHGLNSCFECGLCSFNCFSRRPLLQYIRFAKAQLQASGQSEQA from the coding sequence ATGCTTAAGATAGACTACTCTCTTGATTCCGAACTGGATATTGAAATCGCCGAGATTCCCGCGCCTTCGGAACTGAATATTCAGGTACGAAATCTCGTTCTGAAAACCAGAAAAGGCAAGGCAGTCGCCAAGGGCGAAACCATTGCCGAGCATCCTTCTGCCTTCGGCGGGGCATACCATGCCGCAGCAAGCGGCAAGGTCATGAAGGTCAACTACCATCACCTGACCCTCAAATGCGACGACAGTGATGCTGAAATCGAGCCGGTAGACGTGCAGTCAATGGGGACCGGCAAAGAGCTGCTTCGCACACTTCAGGGACTGGGAATCGATATCGCACCACTTTCAGGCCACGCCGACGTCCTCGTCATCAACGGCCTGAACCCCGAACCCGGCATCTCCGCCGCACAGCAAATTCTGAAGGACTGCAACGAATACCTTGAGGCCGGACTGGACATGGCCCGCAAGCTCATCACGCCGGGACGCACAGTACTGGCGGCAGCCCCCAATGATCCCTTTCAGATATCCGGTGCCGAGACCGTAGGCGTCAAGGCCGTATATCCCGGTTCCCTTGATGCCCTTGTCGTACGCAAGGTCACCGGCAAGGAATTCCCTGCCGACACCAAGGTCATAAGCGTCATGGATCTCTGCGACCTCGGTCGCGTCGCCCTCACAGGACTCCCGATCACGGACACGGTCATCACCATCAACAAGCGGAACTACCGCGTGCCCCTCGGCACACCCATCCGCCACCTGAAAGAGACACTCGATCTGGAAGTGAATTCCGGTGACCTCGTCATTCTTGGCGGCCCGTTTCAGGGTGAGGCAGTCTACAGCCTCGATGAAGGCGTGAAAAAAGATGATTACGGGCTGTTCATCATCCCGTCCGCCGACTTCCCTGCCGTACAGGATGCCGCGTGCATCAACTGCGGTGAGTGCGTGCTCCAGTGCCCCGCGCGGGTCCAGCCGCACCTCATCAGCCGGTACGCGGAATACGAGCGGTTCGAGGAAGCCGAAAAACACGGACTGAACAGCTGCTTCGAATGCGGCTTGTGCTCGTTCAACTGTTTTTCCAGACGACCGCTTCTCCAGTACATCCGTTTCGCCAAGGCCCAGCTTCAGGCTTCGGGCCAGAGCGAACAGGCGTAG